The following DNA comes from Acidobacteriota bacterium.
GGCCGAAAAGCGACTGCCCCGCGTTGAACCGGTCACACCAGCGTCCAACCTCGGACCAGTAGTCAACCGCCTGCTCACAGGCCGATCGCTCCTGGCCGGCCGTATGACTGAGCGGAACCTGCAACCGATAGTCCACCAGCAGTCGGCCCTTGTATCCCAGGGTCACCGCGTTCCAGCCGCTCGGTTCACCGATGACGCAATAATCGGGTGGATCGAGGTCCGAAAGGGCTTGCCGCGCTCCCCGAGAGGTTGCCGCCTCTTCCTCGACGGCGCCGACAATCACGATTCTCTTCCCCTGCCCGTTGAGCTCCTGCATCAGGCGCCGGGTTGAGGCAATGAAGCAGGCCATGGGGCCCTTGGCGTCCACCGAGCCCCTTCCGTAGAGCCGGCCGCCTTCGATCCTGACGGGAAGGTCTCCCGCCACCGTGTCGATATGTCCCAGCAACACGATGGTCCTTGGCCCCTGCCCGGCGATTCCAATGGCGTTGCTCACCCCATCCAGGTAGGAGCGAAAGCCCATGGACGCCATGGTGTCGACCAAAAAGCGCGCCAGGCGGGCTTCCTGACCGGAGGGGCT
Coding sequences within:
- a CDS encoding [LysW]-lysine hydrolase produces the protein MADSELQLLRQMLSIPSPSGQEARLARFLVDTMASMGFRSYLDGVSNAIGIAGQGPRTIVLLGHIDTVAGDLPVRIEGGRLYGRGSVDAKGPMACFIASTRRLMQELNGQGKRIVIVGAVEEEAATSRGARQALSDLDPPDYCVIGEPSGWNAVTLGYKGRLLVDYRLQVPLSHTAGQERSACEQAVDYWSEVGRWCDRFNAGQSLFGRLQASLRSFNSSSDGIHETVDLRLGFRIPLGFALQSLEDYLSRTAKPAQVSFSGREAAVRRDKSNPLVRSFLRSIRDLEGRPKFKLKTGTADMNVVAPFWKCPMVAYGPGDSSLDHTPQEHVEIAEYRRSIDVLESVLRLL